The DNA sequence caataagaTGATTTCATGTAATTAGTAATACATGGTTCTACCTCCATACATGTCATTGTTAGAAATAAGTTAATATCTTGTGCTATTCGAACAGAAAATTATACTGTGTTCAACAGAAATGGTTTATATGTTAATtaagtatttttcatttcttttaataaactttttctcaTCGGAAAATATTACCTAACGAAGAACGTTAAATGGATGAAAATAATGTCACCTCTTAATTTGTCGATTAACATTAAACTTACAtgatttcagtttttatttatgttttcgaGGGTGTATTCCATTCTTGCTATTTTGTGGCGTTTAGAAAGAACGGGTGCTGAAATTAGTTAGAGATTCACAAAATGTTAATCTCCCATTTATTTACTATGCTATATTTGTTtgtgtttctatttaaatgtcTCACTACATACATGTATcctaaaaaaagaattaataattataaacaaaaagcaaaaaaaagtaagacattttaatgtataaagtCTCATTCGATATTTCATAGAATCACCTGCTATCCGTACCGTTTCAAATGGATCTTCAATATATTCTGTGATGTATGCTGGATCTGgtaacaaaataacaataaaacgGAAAGCCGCTGCTGCAGAAGATACAGAAGTAGGCCAACAGGATATTGATGGAAGTCAACACAGCTCTGTAGGAGGGGTAAAATGTATTCCATCTTCCCACCTTAAATATGGGGCCCCTTCTCAGAAAAAATCTTCAAAGGGCAGCAAAGTAATTTCAATAGATATTCGATTAATCTTATGCCTTACAGGAAGTTTACATTGCActataacttttatttaatagctAAAGAATGTGCATCTTCGTTAATATTACTTGTAAGGTACAATCATATTTCTAGATTTGTATaacaattaacaatatttaatagttCATATTTGATTAACTTTctttaatacttttcattaCTAACATTAGAtctaaacaaattgaaacatgTATTTTGATAGGTCCCATACTAAGATTAATGCAGATGAGGGAGTTTATACcatttttgttacataatataacatgtattatagtatatattaTCTAATATTTCACTTACATCTGTATTAGTCtaaaattctcatttttatttcaatttttcataataattaagaGTAATAggacttgttttattttgagtaGTCGTCAGGCTTTAAAAAACCAAGGTCAAGTTCAGCTCGGAGTAAAAGAAAAGGATGTAGATGCGGTAATGCTACAGCAATACCTGGAAAATTAACTTGTTGTGGTCAACGTTGTCCCTGTTATGTTGAAAGTAAACCTTGCGTGGAATGTAGATGCAGAGGTTGTAGAAATCCTCACACGGCAGATGGATTAAAggtaaaatttttgaaattgaataactTATACAATTGAGGCTAACAATTCTTGTGAGTTCTTAATACAACTGACTATGTAGTATGTCATTTTACATTTCAGATACGGCCACATATACCTGAGTTACATAATTTGCAATTGCAATTATCAGCTCCTTTAGACTGCGATACGTTAAGTTCGGATCCTTTAGGATCTGTACCACAATGCCTTTCAACCTCCCCAACCACAATTCaagtattaaatgtttattcaacTCCAAGGTTAGATATTGACAATGTACCACAGAATCTACCTGCAGCCTTGTTAGTAGGAGAAGACGCTATGATTAGTACTGAAAGTGAAGCTGAAGATAGTGATATACAAATTGATGTGTGACAATTCAAATGACATTGTCAAATGTCATGTTTAATCTAATAaggtatgtataaaataataaattattttactaaccTGCCAAGTAATAAACATACTAAATCAAATCTGTATAATTTCAGAATAATCTATCttctattgaaataaaaaattatggtttttaatctataattatattaaaaaataataaatatatttttatcactcATAAATTATCTGTATTGTGGCATTTTAAAAAGCTTAGAAAACTAAGTTTGTGTaagtatgaataaatttatttccagtgtaagagtaaaatattttactccaTTTATTTCTGACTATAATtcgtaattttgttacattattttacaattcaatattcttgtacatttgattatcattattattgtttatatttaaattacgtaTGTCCCTTGAACTTTGATCGTCTATGTTATGCAATGTGCCCATACAGTGGCAAAAAAGGAATACCTCCATGTCCATATACATATTGTGCCATACTGTACAtttgcttattattataaattttaaataattagaggtaacaatcaaaaattttaactatttataaaaactatATGGTAAGAGAAACTGGAAATTAACAAGGAGAGCGTACAGATggagattatttaaatatttgtttttgtgCATACAAgaatgtataataatctgTTTATTGACTGGTTATACATAGGGTGTTCCACTACAAATTGAACATCTAATTCTCTCTTTTGTTATTAAAGATGCAGCAGAATGTTCAATGGTTTTATAGAGTAAATGagacatgaaaataattttgtaaggTAGTTAATGGCTTTATCAGTATTtttcatcattatttaatatgttaaCGATTTCACCAATTTCAATGCTTTTATAGTATGTTGAAAAGGGAGATCAATGAGTGTGTTTAGAGCAAGAAATAATTGTAGTTCACTCTTAGTTTTGAAGATATACGTAATTACTAGAAACTTGAAATATAGTATGAAACTACACTCCCACAGACAAAGTTAAATGTATTTCCCATTGTTAGCGGATTTCTGATCAGTACATTTCCACTTATGATTGATAGAATGGATAGGAATAACTCCGATTCTACCAACTGAAAGCCTTATAGCAGCTTTCCATAGCAGGCATCAAAACACACATTAAATTCAGACCTATTACATTTGACTTTAGAACacttatgaattttgtttaatattaataatagtattattagTAATAGTTTAAATTAGTTCTGGGTTAAAAACAATAATgacaagtaaataattttaacttcagaATAATCTATAATTacctattatttttttcttatcttctAATGCACAGAATTTCAAAACTAGATGCGAGCAATAATTTTTTGCTTTAGTACATACATCCAGGTCATTGAAGTTGTTGAGGTTATTAACATGGTAAATATTTACTGTTTTTctatctaataaaatttatttctttttatgcatgatcctaaaattatttttaacaaaaattcaataaccTATGATATGTGTACGtttcattgttaaattatctaattatcTTGTGTgagaataaatgttcaaattgTCAGTCTTCATCATGGACTTATTTTGTCTCTCTTCTACTCAGATCACAGGTatgtatcattaaaaatatatttttgtagtacACAAGATGTAATTTAGTTTCAGAATaagatatataaatacatcatTGGTTGTTGAATTTGtcctaaaaaaatgttctctctatttaaagatatttgtaatccgattaaaaaaaaaagagatgaTCTAGACTATAGTCAGTACAGACAGTAGTCTATActgtcaaaaaataaattacaaaatattgtatacatcTCATTAGTCCTATAAAATCATTCATTTTATggcttaaaaatattttcatagcTGTAATGGTGAAAGGGATAATTAAGTGTTCTGTTTCTGATGTACAACCCTACATTTAATGACCAAacattatgttttatatattttacatactatTTAGTACACTTATTATAAGTCAATACACGTCAAATCTTAAATACatcttacaaaaatatctgatttgtatatataattcatatcattattgttatttaagttcttaattaaatgtttgttttatgtAATCGTTGATGTTAGTACTGAAAgctaaaactataaataataagttatAGACTGCTCTATATTTCACCACCTTCGATCAAAGATTTACAATTTAacaacgaatttttaattcaagaagtaataataaaacactaTAATCATGATGAGATATTATAGGTGTACATATATCTAAATTTACTATGTAGTTTAGTACTTGAATGATGTGATAAATCTTCCTACTTCTGTTTATagttatttcttttgttaccAATATTTGTACGTATATACAAAATCTAAGcaaccttttatttatatttataagataacatatgtatattttgtagatatgtgattcaatattttttaaaatactatttatgtttaaaaatgaaatgtccGAAAGTACTTCACAGAATCATACTTATAACAGATTACAAATAGTGAATAAATTCATAGCATTATTTAAAGGTGAAATAACTAAGAAGAAATACTTAAAACAGGACACAtatgaaacaataataacatACACATACAGTGTGTAGTCGCCCATatgtaatttacaaatttaatcttatttccattaaaagaaatcaattgtttgtaaaaaaaagatctgactgtatgttttatttcatttcaaattaaatatcagaTATATTATTTGCCCAATATTTAGATAATGCTAATATTACTATAACAGCAGAATCTACTTTTATCGAGatacaaataatatcataTTAGATTCTCAGATTATATCTTTTAGAAATAAGATTGTTGaactatttcttaaatttatatttcgaatagtaaacaatttaaaaataatatctactTAAATACCTACAATTAAAGGTTTAATTATTCTCATACTagtacaaaactaaatactaaaaatatatatgtaaaatataatagaattatgCTACCAACTTTAATATAACAGTATATTTTCGTAGCATACGTGCTGTTTATTGTGAATTGTTTGcatcttttaaaaatcaaataatattttaaaaaattgggggaaaaacttgaaagttttaaattatacaaatgtatCTGGTTTTaaagacgaaataaaaaaaaatatgtattgcAAACTATTatgtatgaataaaataaattatggaaacattgtaataaaaatgctcAACATAagatgaaattaacaaaaattacttccagaatatatttgaatgtacaaCATCTAATAGATATCACACAGCTTTTTGAAATGCTTTTCATACGAGTTATCTTGACTTCTGTTAattctttatctttctttcAGTTGTTTATTTCTTAAGTCTAAATACATTATCAATTTTAGAAAACTACtcataataatgaataaatgattgatagaaatatatttgttgatTTAAATACCACTTCCTACATGTaccacaaatattttaaatattcttaaaaatcaCATGAACTGTGGAAATATATGCAACttcgtttttttatatatattcataatgtATATACTTCATTTCATGCAGTAGTACGACATCTGTCAATTTTTagttgttaaattttatatatttatacgtaacatgtattgaaaaaattatcaagtgtacattgcaaaattattattaattgaataattaatacttattaatataatcgaaacgaaaatgaCGTGCAAATTCGAGTTTTCAAGAGGTAACGGTACAGGCGTAGCAGAAGCAATTGGAAACTGGGGCTTTTCTAACAATAAAGTCGCAAATTCTGGCCAAGAACTTAGGCGTTTAAGATACCTATCTCAGAAAATGGCTTGCCTGTAAGTATTGAAAACACGAACTTTTCCAGAAGCgctaatataatgaaaattacatgACAGCAGAAATGTGTAATGGAATAAGATTGTGAActttaaataactatttgaaatatattctttcaaaatGTACTATTGTAACTTTCCAGAAAATCTAGGAAACCGATGATGTGCGTTAAATACGATTGTAGAAATGACCCAGAAGCTTGGTCTGTAAAACCTAGCCCCGAAGAGTGTAAACCAGTTTGGACATTTCCTATAAAGAGACCACTTATTACATATAGTTCAACCGCTGAAATACTTTtaacttcaaatttaaatagcaTTGGATCAGATTTACTTTATGTTATTCCAGGTCGAAGTTACGCATTACAGGGTGTATGTagcgatatttaattatatactaGTATAAttgcaatgtttaatttaattatgtatagTATCTTAACATTTAATACTTCttcttcgattaatttttatcgtttataTAGTTTATCTAGTTAATCGTTTCTGTTATTCTAAACTAAGCTTTGCCGTACCAATCACTCTCTATCCTCTCAATTGGTATTATCCCCAAAAATATCTTGTAGTTTTCAATCATCTAACAGTATCTCTCTAAACAATCAAATGTTTTACTACTTTGTTACCGAAAACGAATATTACAAAGATTCTGCataaattatggaaaaaattacttaaaaacacttattattatcattctaaaaagattaaaaaccTAGTtcacacattttattttaaaattgttgtgtTCTTagaacttttataaatatctaagactaataataaattaataagttaATAATATGGAGCTATTTACTCCAAAAAATGCGGTTGTGAAACAGATAgatttatatcaaatttattgttaacatttaacatattatccaatttgtaatttgttttatatgtaaTAGACGGATAAGTGGTATCGCCGAGGGCCAGATTGCTGTCCACAACCAAGTTGCTTAGCTCCTCAATGTCCAAGACCATGCTGTTACTGAAAGTGCATCGATTTCacaataacatatttttttattataaattaaatcacTGTATTATAACGAAACTtatgaaatttagaaaatatattttacttaataTCGTGGATGAACAAATAattctcttcatttttttttatttatgatatgAATATGCAAAGTCAGACACTTCATATCCGCATCTACATGCAGTGATACTTTTAATccatatttaaacaaatttgttcaagaattttatttaaactatttaaatatgGTTATTTTATcactgtattaaaaattaggcTAAGTATGCTTAAAAGTGGTaactttaaagaaagaaaaataattgtggtAACATTAAAAACAGATTGGTTTTTTCTCCACACACTAATTGAACAATACATATTCTGAAGTGATTTAATATGgatgttattaaatttctaatttcatttttgtctaaTGCATTTTGTCTAATTTAGTTGCTAGTTTAGCAAACATGTATCGCATTTCGAAGTCACTATTTGgaacatttaaattataactTGGTACttgaagatacaaatttctaaattattatatgtatatctctaTTGaagtaaaatacttttatttgtaaCTAGTCATGGTGCCTGAATGACCTAGAAACTTGGTTCACCTTATTTTTCTTACCAACTTCTGTTAAAAGgtaaatcaaaaattatatttatctattaaaTAACAACATTAACAACGTTAAAATGTTCTTGTACTTTCCACctggaataaaaaatacaattacacTGTATTCCTGTATatgaatgaaatgttttaaatgtttcaccATGTATAAAGTTGagtcatattttattaaactgcAAAATCtgtcaaagaaaacaaaaactatacaaacaaaatataacaacCTATACtaaatcaaaaatttcttttacaatgttttcataaattttggcctaatttaacatttttttacataatgaCAAATTAACaagtataaaaattctaacagTAACTAAAACTAAATTCTTACAGtacatagaaatattaataaattaaaatgtctaCTACTCAAATAGTTAACCCAGCAGATATAATTTGTGGATTAAAAGCAGCTGTGACTGCTTTAGAATGGTTAGTTTAACAATTTAGTACGTATTTAATtagttatataatttttgtgtaaagtaatattacatattttaataataaatcattttttaaagaaaaggttttaataagaatacaattttcttctttaacttTGAATGCAACACCACTAGTTGCTCATTTACCAATTTAATAGTTGTATATTGTTTACAATAACAttctattatatgtataagcattaaatgttattaaaatttaaaactgcATATGAA is a window from the Hylaeus volcanicus isolate JK05 chromosome 7, UHH_iyHylVolc1.0_haploid, whole genome shotgun sequence genome containing:
- the LOC128879251 gene encoding E3 ubiquitin-protein ligase MSL2 isoform X1 — translated: MNATSLYVSTCRLVLQADADDPNSWTDLYRLVPYLRQSLSCTVCSNLLIEPHTPTETNCQHHVCRGCRGGRKKLKPSCGWCKDYDRYVENVQLRILLQCYKKLCEYLTNTNIYRSLILSVSSNKTSNSASTIGVTSLMELIQEGSGFKDEFKSTAGLSKSAYSILPCIYTSTTSTQTQGNAMQNSETISQSISESPAIRTVSNGSSIYSVMYAGSGNKITIKRKAAAAEDTEVGQQDIDGSQHSSVGGVKCIPSSHLKYGAPSQKKSSKGSKSSGFKKPRSSSARSKRKGCRCGNATAIPGKLTCCGQRCPCYVESKPCVECRCRGCRNPHTADGLKIRPHIPELHNLQLQLSAPLDCDTLSSDPLGSVPQCLSTSPTTIQVLNVYSTPRLDIDNVPQNLPAALLVGEDAMISTESEAEDSDIQIDV
- the LOC128879251 gene encoding E3 ubiquitin-protein ligase MSL2 isoform X2 produces the protein MNATSLYVSTCRLVLQADADDPNSWTDLYRLVPYLRQSLSCTVCSNLLIEPHTPTETNCQHHVCRGCRGGRKKLKPSCGWCKDYDRYVENVQLRILLQCYKKLCEYLTNTNIYRSLILSVSSNKTSNSASTIGVTSLMELIQEGSGFKDEFKSTAGLSKSAYSILPCIYTSTTSTQTQGNAMQNSETISQSISESPAIRTVSNGSSIYSVMYAGSGNKITIKRKAAAAEDTEVGQQDIDGSQHSSVGGSSGFKKPRSSSARSKRKGCRCGNATAIPGKLTCCGQRCPCYVESKPCVECRCRGCRNPHTADGLKIRPHIPELHNLQLQLSAPLDCDTLSSDPLGSVPQCLSTSPTTIQVLNVYSTPRLDIDNVPQNLPAALLVGEDAMISTESEAEDSDIQIDV